A genome region from Actinomycetota bacterium includes the following:
- a CDS encoding Asp23/Gls24 family envelope stress response protein, which translates to MSEAKPHGRILISEEAIAELAGHTATQSYGVVGMDHPSWGARLRRLFRLDGQGRGIRVTLNDEDVQIDLYIVVENGTNMREISRNLAEQVTYTVAKHTGLNIKEVNVHISNIKI; encoded by the coding sequence ATGTCAGAGGCAAAACCACACGGCCGCATTCTGATTAGCGAAGAAGCCATCGCGGAACTGGCCGGTCATACCGCGACACAAAGCTATGGAGTCGTTGGCATGGACCACCCTTCGTGGGGCGCGCGCTTACGCAGATTATTCAGACTCGACGGGCAGGGCCGCGGGATAAGAGTCACCTTAAACGACGAAGACGTGCAAATCGATTTATATATTGTGGTCGAGAATGGCACCAACATGCGGGAAATTTCTCGCAACCTCGCCGAACAGGTAACCTATACCGTCGCTAAACACACCGGTCTAAATATCAAGGAAGTAAATGTCCATATCTCAAACATCAAAATCTGA
- a CDS encoding DAK2 domain-containing protein, with product MSISQTSKSDDKSHIGASGVYGITAGWLSALDEHRDEINALNVFPVPDGDTGTNMYLTLQTVMAEVNAAPDKTVAGYAKSIKDGSLKGARGNSGVILSQILRGACDVIADQPEVSAKILAKALTRGSDTAYEAVMKPVEGTMLTVVKDMAREARRMARKTESIREVLESVLAEGKASLERTPDLLPTLKEAGVVDAGGKGLVIMAESTLATLTGDRVWLEPPVDYVKTPAAAAFEEEEIDLEYTYCTEFVVKSEDFNLNEFRAELDGLGGSLLVVGENGITKTHIHTNQPGRVLTAAAVRGELTGLKIDNMREQSEAKAAGREDESPVKQKPLGVVAVASGEGIKKILRSLGVEAVVDGGQTMNPSTEDLVRAVEQLRADSVIILPNNKNIILTARQAEKLTDKRVFVIPTKAVTEAFAGLLQYDENRDPETVAAAMTGAAAAVKTAEITWASRDSNANKQKIKKGDIIGIASGDLVAGGRTIGETALKLLKALIDKDSEIVSLIRGENFDEEAAAAVAAKIEKDYPDVEVHVYEGGQPLYPLIMGVE from the coding sequence ATGTCCATATCTCAAACATCAAAATCTGACGACAAAAGCCATATCGGGGCGTCAGGCGTATACGGCATTACCGCCGGCTGGCTGAGTGCGTTAGACGAACACCGGGATGAGATAAACGCCCTTAACGTTTTCCCCGTTCCTGACGGCGACACCGGAACCAACATGTATCTGACCTTACAGACAGTCATGGCTGAGGTAAACGCGGCTCCTGACAAGACCGTCGCCGGCTATGCCAAATCGATTAAGGATGGATCGCTAAAAGGGGCCAGAGGCAATTCGGGAGTCATCTTGTCACAGATCCTGCGCGGCGCCTGCGATGTCATAGCCGATCAGCCGGAAGTTAGCGCCAAGATCCTGGCGAAAGCCTTAACCAGAGGCAGCGATACTGCCTACGAGGCTGTTATGAAGCCGGTCGAAGGCACGATGCTAACCGTTGTCAAGGACATGGCCAGGGAAGCCCGCCGGATGGCCAGGAAGACTGAGAGCATACGCGAGGTGTTGGAGTCGGTGCTGGCCGAGGGGAAAGCGTCGCTTGAACGGACGCCCGATCTGCTACCTACGCTAAAGGAAGCAGGCGTTGTTGACGCCGGCGGGAAAGGCCTGGTCATTATGGCGGAGAGTACTTTAGCGACGCTGACAGGAGATAGGGTTTGGCTTGAACCCCCGGTGGACTATGTGAAGACACCTGCCGCCGCAGCGTTCGAGGAAGAAGAAATCGATCTGGAATATACATATTGCACGGAGTTTGTCGTGAAGAGCGAGGATTTCAACCTGAATGAATTTCGCGCCGAGCTCGACGGACTGGGCGGCAGTTTACTAGTTGTCGGCGAGAACGGTATCACTAAAACTCATATTCACACCAATCAACCGGGACGCGTCTTGACCGCGGCTGCCGTCAGAGGCGAGTTAACCGGTCTTAAAATCGACAATATGCGGGAACAAAGTGAGGCCAAAGCCGCCGGCAGGGAGGACGAGAGTCCCGTCAAACAAAAACCGTTGGGCGTCGTAGCGGTTGCGTCGGGAGAGGGGATAAAGAAGATTCTCCGCAGCTTAGGCGTGGAGGCAGTCGTCGACGGCGGTCAGACGATGAATCCTTCAACCGAGGATCTTGTCCGGGCGGTTGAGCAACTTCGGGCGGACAGCGTGATCATTCTTCCGAATAATAAGAACATAATCCTTACCGCACGGCAAGCGGAGAAACTGACGGATAAGCGCGTATTTGTTATTCCCACCAAAGCGGTTACAGAGGCTTTTGCCGGCCTACTGCAATATGACGAGAACCGGGACCCCGAAACCGTGGCGGCCGCTATGACGGGCGCGGCGGCGGCGGTCAAGACCGCTGAAATAACTTGGGCCAGCCGCGACTCCAACGCCAATAAGCAAAAGATAAAGAAGGGCGACATCATCGGCATCGCTAGCGGCGACCTTGTCGCGGGCGGCAGAACAATCGGAGAAACGGCCCTTAAGCTCCTGAAAGCGCTGATCGATAAGGATAGCGAAATAGTATCTCTCATTAGAGGAGAGAACTTTGACGAAGAGGCGGCCGCGGCCGTCGCCGCAAAAATAGAAAAGGACTATCCGGACGTCGAAGTTCATGTTTACGAAGGCGGTCAACCGCTATATCCGCTGATCATGGGGGTAGAGTAG
- a CDS encoding DegV family protein produces the protein MRIGIVTDSTTDRTPEEYKQIDVTMVPLVVRFGDEVKRDWIDVEPAEFYKRMRSSNILPQTSQPSVQDFVDAYHALAKDYDHIISIHLTSKLSGTVHSAEAAAVMVKDEIPVTVIDSEVISLLLWVVVKRIDAARRAGKSLDEILNMIDDSKRRAKLFFSVDTMKYLEKGGRIGKAQAFLGQLLSIKPILTLTDGGIPTPKAKGKGTKSAIRDMVAFAQEEIEKLPVGEPPALVMAHADCLDTLAYMEHLVDVAGLPYSEKLTGWIGAVVGSHLGPGTLAIGII, from the coding sequence ATGCGAATCGGAATCGTGACTGACAGTACGACGGATAGGACGCCCGAAGAGTATAAGCAAATCGACGTGACGATGGTACCGTTGGTCGTCAGATTCGGAGACGAGGTAAAACGCGATTGGATCGATGTTGAGCCCGCTGAATTCTATAAGAGGATGCGGTCGTCCAATATTCTGCCGCAGACTTCGCAGCCGTCCGTTCAAGATTTCGTGGACGCGTATCACGCTCTCGCCAAAGACTACGATCATATCATCTCTATCCACTTAACCTCGAAACTTTCCGGAACAGTTCACAGCGCGGAAGCGGCCGCCGTGATGGTCAAGGATGAAATACCGGTTACGGTTATCGACAGCGAGGTCATATCGCTACTATTATGGGTGGTCGTAAAAAGGATCGACGCTGCCAGAAGGGCCGGGAAGAGCTTGGATGAAATCTTGAATATGATCGATGACAGTAAGCGACGCGCCAAGCTCTTTTTTAGCGTCGACACCATGAAGTATCTGGAAAAAGGCGGCCGGATCGGCAAAGCTCAGGCGTTCTTAGGCCAATTGCTTAGCATCAAGCCGATTCTTACGCTGACCGACGGCGGTATACCGACGCCGAAAGCGAAGGGGAAGGGTACCAAATCGGCGATCAGGGATATGGTCGCGTTCGCGCAAGAAGAGATAGAAAAACTACCGGTCGGGGAGCCTCCGGCTTTGGTTATGGCTCACGCCGACTGTCTTGATACGCTGGCTTATATGGAGCATTTGGTCGACGTAGCCGGGTTGCCTTATTCGGAGAAACTAACCGGTTGGATCGGAGCGGTGGTTGGGTCGCATCTCGGCCCCGGAACGCTCGCCATAGGCATCATTTAG
- a CDS encoding DegV family protein, which produces MRIGIVTDSTADLPLEYYTKNDVVMVPLTVHFGDEVYKDWTDMPPDRFYPTMEASVAAGILPKTSQPPAGDFVETYNDLATKGVDHIVSIHISAKLSGTLQSAKGATGIFKTVPVTLIDSENTALLMGSFVKELVAARDAGADADELVAVANRCKEWGRMYFTVKTLKYLELGGRIGKASALLGTLLSVKPLLTLEDGAVNAKGKASGAKKAMTEIANLVKGESDKRPADYKSKLILAYTDNPEVLDLAQAAVDAAGVKYDSVERGQVGSVIGTYVGPGAYMIGIL; this is translated from the coding sequence ATGAGAATCGGGATAGTTACGGACAGCACGGCTGATCTACCACTCGAGTACTACACAAAGAACGACGTAGTTATGGTTCCGTTGACTGTACATTTCGGCGACGAAGTCTACAAGGACTGGACAGATATGCCGCCGGACAGGTTCTATCCGACCATGGAAGCGTCAGTGGCCGCGGGGATTCTGCCGAAAACAAGCCAACCGCCTGCCGGTGATTTTGTCGAGACCTATAATGATTTGGCGACCAAGGGCGTCGACCATATTGTCAGCATTCATATATCGGCAAAACTTTCGGGCACGCTGCAATCGGCCAAGGGCGCGACCGGGATTTTCAAAACAGTCCCGGTCACCCTGATAGACAGCGAAAACACGGCCCTGTTAATGGGATCATTTGTCAAAGAGCTGGTGGCAGCGAGAGACGCAGGCGCGGACGCGGACGAGCTGGTCGCCGTGGCGAATCGCTGCAAGGAATGGGGGCGAATGTATTTTACCGTAAAGACTCTTAAGTATCTTGAACTGGGCGGCCGGATCGGCAAGGCATCGGCTTTGCTAGGCACCCTCTTATCCGTTAAACCGCTTCTTACATTAGAGGACGGCGCGGTTAATGCGAAAGGCAAGGCCTCCGGCGCCAAGAAAGCCATGACTGAGATTGCCAACCTGGTCAAGGGGGAAAGTGACAAGCGGCCGGCCGATTATAAGAGCAAACTTATTCTAGCCTACACGGATAATCCGGAAGTCCTGGATTTGGCGCAAGCGGCTGTTGACGCGGCCGGCGTAAAGTACGATTCAGTCGAACGCGGTCAGGTCGGGTCGGTCATCGGAACGTATGTCGGACCGGGCGCGTATATGATCGGCATTCTATAG
- a CDS encoding PucR family transcriptional regulator ligand-binding domain-containing protein produces MEITVAEILKSDFLKGAKVIAGKKGLYRPVSSVTVGEVPDIADWLKGGEAVLTTLYAVSEDPQAQLEFVRKIVDSPAAALLIKPGRFVKNLNQDIVKTAKEADFPLIEVPQDVRWTDLVRDIYDSMIKTEVEIRMKGDLIDDLLAGQFKADELVRRASFLGADLSAGSLAMYTDVDSLSAAISKNNLDEQAVQKLKREILNAATWVVRSYSRNSLISLKSDNVIIFLTPPEGRAEVDIRQDSVRLAEEIKNSFSARFKDVTISVGLGRFYPSPEQMIDTLEEARTALSIGRTLGRVDSITMFDDVGTYKLLLRAYEQEPAELQLLYSESVAPLVAYDRQHKSDLVATLECFLRNDRNLNATAEELYAHRHTVRYRLERIAGISGLNVDKSEDLERLSLGLKAMRLLGGLNPDSVT; encoded by the coding sequence ATGGAAATAACCGTCGCCGAGATTCTAAAGAGCGATTTTCTTAAAGGCGCTAAGGTTATCGCTGGTAAGAAAGGCCTCTACCGGCCGGTATCGTCGGTTACCGTGGGCGAAGTGCCGGACATAGCGGACTGGCTAAAAGGCGGGGAGGCAGTCTTAACCACCCTCTACGCCGTAAGCGAAGACCCCCAAGCCCAACTTGAATTTGTCCGCAAGATTGTTGACAGCCCCGCGGCGGCTCTTCTCATTAAACCGGGCCGTTTCGTTAAAAATCTGAACCAGGATATCGTCAAGACCGCCAAAGAAGCCGATTTTCCTTTGATTGAGGTTCCTCAGGATGTCCGCTGGACGGACCTTGTTCGCGACATATACGACAGCATGATCAAGACCGAAGTGGAAATCCGCATGAAAGGCGACCTGATCGACGACTTGCTGGCCGGACAGTTCAAGGCGGACGAGCTGGTGAGGCGGGCTAGTTTTTTAGGTGCCGATCTGTCGGCCGGAAGCCTGGCGATGTATACGGATGTAGATTCCCTTAGCGCCGCCATAAGCAAGAACAATCTCGACGAGCAAGCCGTTCAGAAGCTTAAAAGAGAGATTCTGAACGCCGCCACCTGGGTGGTCCGCTCATATAGCCGCAACAGTCTGATCAGCTTGAAAAGCGATAACGTAATAATCTTTTTAACGCCCCCCGAAGGTCGGGCCGAAGTCGACATTAGACAGGATTCTGTACGGTTGGCGGAAGAGATAAAAAACAGCTTCTCCGCACGGTTCAAAGATGTGACTATTTCGGTCGGCTTGGGTCGTTTTTACCCCAGCCCGGAACAGATGATTGATACCTTAGAAGAAGCGAGGACGGCCTTAAGTATCGGTCGGACGCTGGGCCGCGTTGATAGCATCACCATGTTTGACGATGTTGGAACATACAAGTTGCTCTTACGCGCTTACGAACAAGAACCGGCAGAGCTGCAGCTGCTGTACTCCGAATCCGTCGCTCCCCTGGTTGCCTACGACAGACAACATAAGAGCGATCTGGTCGCGACGCTGGAATGTTTCCTGCGAAACGACCGTAACCTGAACGCTACAGCCGAAGAGCTGTATGCTCATCGACATACTGTTAGGTACAGACTGGAGCGGATAGCCGGGATATCAGGCCTGAACGTTGACAAGTCTGAAGACTTAGAAAGGCTGAGCTTGGGCCTAAAGGCTATGCGGTTGCTCGGTGGCTTGAATCCCGACAGCGTCACTTAA
- a CDS encoding cation:proton antiporter has translation MGTGTVFFSLFIIVIAAAAAGELMARLRQPAIIGELAVGILLGPSLLGLIKPSETLTSIAAIGAVVLMMLVGLETRIDDLKRIGGAASSVAILGVVLPLSFGFLYFYYLGFGLNESAFVGAALVATSVGITARVLSDMGVINEIAGRIILAAAVIDDILGLMVLAIVRGFSSGHGNPISLALLGAGMLAFLAIFMIFGTRAARKHSAWVEKLAAGEAPFIVALAVMLGFAAGADRFGLAAIIGSFLAGVFLGETIHSDELVKRMRPISHMLTPVFFVLMGTYVDASFLGKPHILSTIGILFMLAILGKIIAGALGTIRHGKRVMLQTGLGMVPRGEVGLIIGLMGLSMHVISPSVYTMIVAVSVLTTLVTPFFLKAAFRPRLSDAVGIQATEQPHSL, from the coding sequence ATGGGTACGGGAACGGTCTTTTTTAGTCTTTTTATAATCGTTATCGCGGCGGCCGCGGCTGGCGAACTGATGGCCCGGCTTAGACAACCCGCGATTATCGGTGAACTAGCGGTCGGCATCCTTCTCGGCCCATCTTTGCTTGGCCTTATAAAACCGTCGGAAACACTGACCTCAATAGCCGCAATCGGGGCGGTCGTACTGATGATGTTGGTGGGTTTAGAGACACGCATTGACGATCTTAAACGTATCGGGGGAGCGGCTTCATCCGTCGCGATTCTAGGGGTTGTCCTGCCGCTGTCGTTCGGTTTCTTGTACTTTTACTATCTGGGATTCGGCTTGAACGAATCCGCGTTCGTCGGCGCCGCCTTGGTGGCAACCAGCGTCGGAATCACGGCGCGTGTCCTGTCGGACATGGGAGTAATAAATGAGATCGCCGGTCGGATTATCCTGGCGGCGGCGGTTATCGATGATATTTTAGGCTTGATGGTCCTGGCGATCGTCAGGGGTTTTTCCTCCGGTCACGGTAATCCAATCAGTCTGGCCTTGCTTGGCGCCGGCATGCTGGCTTTTTTGGCAATCTTCATGATTTTCGGCACCCGAGCCGCCCGCAAGCATTCCGCTTGGGTTGAAAAACTTGCCGCCGGGGAAGCGCCGTTCATTGTCGCTCTGGCCGTAATGCTCGGGTTCGCCGCTGGCGCCGATCGTTTCGGTTTAGCCGCTATCATAGGCTCGTTTCTGGCAGGCGTTTTTCTAGGCGAGACGATACACAGTGACGAGCTGGTAAAACGGATGCGCCCGATCAGCCACATGTTGACGCCCGTGTTTTTTGTTCTTATGGGCACTTATGTCGACGCGAGCTTCCTTGGTAAGCCGCATATCTTATCGACCATCGGCATCCTATTTATGCTGGCTATCCTTGGCAAAATCATCGCGGGGGCTTTAGGCACGATCCGTCACGGCAAACGCGTCATGTTGCAGACAGGTTTGGGAATGGTTCCCCGGGGCGAGGTAGGATTGATTATCGGATTGATGGGGCTATCTATGCATGTGATTAGTCCGAGCGTGTACACGATGATCGTGGCGGTCTCGGTTTTGACCACGCTCGTGACCCCGTTCTTCTTAAAAGCCGCGTTCCGGCCGCGCTTAAGTGACGCTGTCGGGATTCAAGCCACCGAGCAACCGCATAGCCTTTAG
- a CDS encoding ammonium transporter → MIDGPGIDNDNKERRKIMLGKKLNVRVIYTAVLTVIMFIMMTGIALAADQTGAGTDGKAVYDLVYSGQALKEAIGRNSIAINFVWTLVAGFLVFFMQAGFAMVETGFTRAKNALHTMMMNLVIFVVGCLGFFMVGFALMFGGVGGVPSLGGGAELNGLFEIIKGWGIFGYKGFFLVTGGTYSVVAYAYFLFQVVFMDTAATIPTGAMAERFRFKPFIIYGFFISMILYPLYGNWVWGGGWLAALGRNLSLGHGAVDFAGSGVVHAVGGFCALAGALALGPRIGKYNKDGTPNAIPGHHLPMAFIGTIVLIFGWFGFNPGSTLAGTDLRIAVVAVNTMLSGVAGGFAAMLFMWLKFGKPDGSMTANGILAGLVAITAPSAFVEGWAAIIIGAVGGILVVVSVLFVERKLKVDDPVGAVSVHGVNGLWGLLALGLFADGTYGIGWNGVGATAAKGVTGLFFGDPGQLIAQLISMVVVVAWAFGASFIFFKVLNRFMRLRVKPEEELEGLDMTEIGALAYPEFSIVPGTGYSAEKVNGLKGGELT, encoded by the coding sequence ATGATTGACGGTCCGGGAATTGATAACGACAACAAAGAAAGGAGGAAGATTATGTTAGGTAAGAAATTGAACGTACGAGTAATATATACCGCGGTCCTGACCGTAATCATGTTCATTATGATGACAGGCATCGCCCTGGCGGCCGACCAGACAGGTGCCGGTACGGACGGTAAGGCGGTATACGATCTCGTTTATTCCGGGCAAGCGCTTAAAGAAGCCATCGGTCGTAACTCCATCGCGATTAACTTCGTTTGGACGCTGGTGGCGGGCTTTCTGGTGTTCTTCATGCAGGCTGGCTTCGCGATGGTGGAAACGGGCTTTACCAGGGCAAAGAACGCCCTGCATACGATGATGATGAACCTGGTGATTTTCGTTGTCGGTTGCTTAGGGTTCTTTATGGTCGGCTTTGCCTTGATGTTCGGCGGTGTGGGCGGCGTCCCTTCGCTGGGCGGCGGCGCTGAATTGAATGGACTGTTTGAGATAATAAAAGGTTGGGGCATATTCGGCTACAAAGGATTCTTCCTGGTGACAGGCGGAACATATTCGGTCGTCGCTTATGCCTATTTCCTTTTCCAGGTAGTGTTCATGGACACGGCGGCCACGATTCCGACAGGCGCTATGGCGGAGAGGTTCCGCTTTAAACCATTCATTATCTACGGGTTTTTCATTTCCATGATACTTTATCCGTTGTACGGTAACTGGGTCTGGGGCGGCGGTTGGCTGGCCGCTTTGGGAAGAAATCTAAGTCTGGGGCACGGTGCGGTTGATTTTGCCGGTTCCGGCGTCGTCCACGCGGTTGGCGGTTTCTGCGCGCTGGCCGGCGCGCTCGCTCTCGGCCCAAGGATCGGTAAATACAATAAGGATGGGACGCCTAACGCGATTCCGGGCCACCATCTGCCGATGGCTTTTATCGGCACGATCGTCCTGATTTTCGGTTGGTTCGGTTTCAATCCCGGGAGCACCCTGGCGGGTACCGATCTCAGAATTGCCGTGGTGGCCGTCAATACTATGTTATCCGGTGTAGCCGGCGGATTCGCGGCGATGTTATTTATGTGGTTGAAATTCGGTAAGCCTGACGGCTCGATGACTGCCAACGGTATTTTAGCCGGGCTGGTTGCCATTACCGCGCCTTCGGCTTTCGTTGAGGGCTGGGCTGCCATCATAATTGGCGCAGTCGGCGGTATTCTGGTGGTAGTCAGCGTTCTATTCGTGGAAAGGAAACTGAAGGTTGACGATCCGGTTGGCGCGGTTTCGGTGCACGGCGTTAACGGGCTTTGGGGTCTACTCGCGCTTGGCTTGTTCGCAGACGGTACATATGGGATAGGCTGGAACGGTGTTGGCGCAACCGCGGCCAAAGGCGTAACAGGCTTGTTCTTCGGCGATCCGGGGCAGCTCATTGCCCAGCTGATAAGCATGGTGGTCGTGGTCGCTTGGGCGTTCGGCGCCTCGTTCATCTTCTTCAAGGTGCTGAACAGGTTCATGCGGCTCCGAGTGAAACCGGAAGAGGAGCTTGAAGGCTTGGATATGACTGAAATCGGCGCGCTGGCTTATCCTGAATTCTCGATTGTGCCGGGTACGGGTTATTCGGCAGAGAAAGTTAATGGCTTGAAAGGGGGAGAGCTGACATGA
- a CDS encoding P-II family nitrogen regulator: MKKVEAIFRHIKMEDVRDALDKLGVNGMTVTEVKGSGTQRGYEETYRGTKMTIHLRPKIKLEAVVDDAKVDVVIETIMANARTGEIGDGKIFIYPVEDVIKIRTGERELTKPEK; the protein is encoded by the coding sequence ATGAAAAAAGTTGAAGCGATCTTCAGACACATAAAGATGGAGGATGTTCGCGACGCGTTGGATAAGCTGGGCGTAAACGGGATGACCGTGACCGAGGTTAAAGGATCCGGCACGCAACGAGGCTACGAGGAAACTTACCGGGGCACCAAGATGACCATCCATCTGCGTCCCAAGATAAAGCTCGAGGCGGTTGTCGACGACGCCAAGGTTGATGTGGTAATCGAGACGATTATGGCCAATGCCAGAACGGGTGAGATCGGTGACGGCAAGATATTCATATACCCTGTTGAGGACGTTATCAAGATTAGGACCGGAGAACGCGAATTAACAAAGCCGGAAAAATAA
- a CDS encoding ammonium transporter: MNTAINSGDTAWILISTALVMLMTPAVGFFYAGMVRKKNALSTLTMSFVLLALISIQWVLIGYTLSFGPSVGGFIGGLKWMGLTMVGQNPNADYAATIPHLAFMIFQMMFAAITVALIVGSVVERMKFSAFLIFSLAWATLVYDPIAHWVWGVGGWLRTLGALDFAGGTVVHVNAGISALALVLILGKRKGYGKDNMEPHNIPFVVLGAALLWFGWFGFNGGSALAANGLAASAFVVTNIAAAAAGIAWLLLAWRERKPSALGFATGAVVGLVAITPGSGFVTPLAALAIGAIAATCSYYAIKLRMKLRVDESLDVLGCHGVGGMVGALLTGVFASKAVNAAGADGLIYGNPKLLLIQAAAVAVTIVYAFAATWVIAKVIDLTIGLRVAEKEEDVGLDMSQHAETAYSLR; the protein is encoded by the coding sequence ATGAACACAGCAATAAATTCGGGCGATACCGCCTGGATTCTGATTTCGACGGCGTTAGTCATGTTGATGACGCCAGCGGTCGGCTTTTTCTATGCCGGCATGGTCCGGAAGAAGAACGCTTTATCGACCTTAACAATGAGCTTCGTTCTTCTGGCCCTGATTTCTATTCAATGGGTTCTGATCGGATACACTTTATCGTTTGGCCCGTCGGTGGGGGGTTTTATCGGCGGCTTGAAATGGATGGGGCTGACCATGGTCGGCCAGAACCCGAACGCCGATTACGCGGCGACAATTCCTCATCTGGCCTTTATGATCTTTCAGATGATGTTTGCCGCCATAACGGTTGCGCTGATAGTGGGCAGCGTGGTCGAGCGCATGAAGTTTAGTGCGTTTCTGATTTTCTCTCTGGCCTGGGCGACCCTCGTCTATGACCCGATCGCCCACTGGGTGTGGGGCGTCGGCGGTTGGCTAAGAACTTTAGGCGCGTTGGATTTCGCGGGCGGCACGGTGGTCCACGTAAACGCCGGTATTTCGGCGTTGGCTTTGGTTCTGATACTAGGCAAACGTAAGGGTTATGGCAAGGATAATATGGAGCCGCACAATATTCCTTTCGTCGTTTTGGGCGCGGCGCTCCTCTGGTTCGGCTGGTTCGGCTTTAACGGCGGCAGCGCCCTGGCGGCGAATGGTTTGGCGGCCAGCGCTTTCGTTGTCACGAACATAGCGGCGGCGGCGGCCGGCATCGCTTGGCTGTTGCTGGCCTGGCGGGAACGCAAACCGAGCGCCCTGGGCTTCGCCACCGGGGCGGTAGTAGGTTTGGTCGCCATCACTCCGGGTTCCGGGTTCGTTACGCCGTTGGCCGCCCTCGCGATTGGCGCGATTGCCGCAACCTGCAGTTATTATGCCATCAAGCTTCGCATGAAACTGCGCGTCGACGAGTCCCTGGACGTCCTCGGTTGCCATGGCGTAGGCGGAATGGTCGGCGCCCTGTTGACGGGCGTGTTTGCCAGCAAAGCTGTTAACGCGGCCGGCGCCGACGGGTTGATTTACGGCAATCCGAAACTACTGCTTATCCAAGCGGCCGCGGTAGCCGTAACAATCGTGTATGCGTTCGCCGCGACATGGGTGATCGCCAAGGTGATAGACCTGACGATAGGCCTGCGCGTGGCGGAGAAAGAAGAAGACGTCGGTCTGGATATGTCGCAGCACGCTGAGACGGCATACTCGCTGAGATAG
- a CDS encoding P-II family nitrogen regulator: MLKIEAIIKPEKLEGVKEALDAKGHSSMTIQDVEGRGQQKGIQLEWRVGTYNVEFLPKIKVEIVCEEADCQEIIDTIVEAAQTGEVGDGKIFISEVKDVVRIRTKESGKTAI, translated from the coding sequence ATGCTTAAGATAGAGGCCATAATCAAGCCGGAAAAGCTTGAGGGCGTGAAGGAAGCGCTTGACGCGAAGGGTCATAGCAGTATGACCATACAGGACGTTGAAGGCCGTGGCCAGCAGAAGGGTATCCAGCTGGAATGGCGGGTCGGCACCTATAACGTCGAGTTCCTTCCGAAAATCAAGGTGGAAATAGTCTGCGAAGAAGCCGACTGCCAGGAAATCATCGACACGATCGTCGAGGCGGCCCAGACAGGCGAGGTCGGCGACGGAAAGATATTCATTTCAGAGGTCAAGGATGTAGTCAGAATAAGGACGAAAGAGTCAGGCAAAACGGCCATTTAA